Proteins encoded by one window of Aspergillus puulaauensis MK2 DNA, chromosome 4, nearly complete sequence:
- a CDS encoding uncharacterized protein (SECRETED:SignalP(1-25)) translates to MKFISTISILTFLATLTLTTATASAAEDPGIRCESEADCPKDLPVCCGFDPRIQYCLPENTVC, encoded by the exons ATGAAGTTTATTTCTACAATTTCCATCCTCACCTTCCTCGCTACCCTGACGCTCACTACCGCCACCGCCTCCGCAGCCGAAGACCCAGGTATCCGGTGCGAATCCGAGGCTGACTGCCCTAAGGATCTGCCTGTT TGCTGCGGCTTCGATCCAAGGATTCAGTACTGTCTTCCCGAGAATACGGTTTGTTGA
- the sit2 gene encoding putative siderochrome-iron transporter (COG:G;~EggNog:ENOG410QE3G;~InterPro:IPR011701,IPR036259;~PFAM:PF07690,PF06609;~TransMembrane:14 (i82-101o121-139i151-168o174-196i208-227o239-259i294-313o319-343i363-383o403-423i430-449o455-475i496-516o569-589i);~go_function: GO:0022857 - transmembrane transporter activity [Evidence IEA];~go_process: GO:0055085 - transmembrane transport [Evidence IEA]), producing MAILDKLEKFTSRDRAAESNPTEPKGPQNPEERIVQDGESTDSSLFARNEKEVEQNPDQITQNAHLGVQKAEATTLVWPKKAVYASYAWIWVCFFLLALTSSVSGSVQPNAFSNFQQAPQVSTANILASIIGGVLKLPIAKILNLWGRAEGFLVFLGVHIVGLIILAACNNPDSYAAGYVLFQVGYSALFLIMDVFIADTSGLRNRAFTFAFSQTPFICTAFAGPLAGQSFIDNASWRWGYGTFAIVNTVVFAPLAIVFKFYQRKAEKMGLYKREPSGRTVIQSIIHYIHEFDLVGALLLIAAFVLFLLPFSLTSGGSAGYNSATFIAMLVIGFCLFFVFAAWEKWGARAQFIRYELLKQRSVLGACFMAALAFFSFYCWDLFFTNFLMVVYNLSVTMAGYVFNIYNVGSCFWGVLFGIYIRYTKHFKYACLLFGLPLLFLGSGLMIHFRGENEGIGYIIMCQIFIAFGGGTLVIGEDMAVMASADREGVPMMLSFLGLFSSLGGAIGQAVGVAIYNNTFTKALESRLPDNLKDQAMSINLDGYLVQVTYPLGSDRRNAVNYAWGQSQMYGAIASTCLLVLGFPCVAVWRNFNVDKKQNKGNLL from the exons ATGGCCATTTTGGATAAGCTGGAAAAGTTCACTTCCCGCGACCGTGCGGCCGAGTCGAACCCCACTGAGCCCAAGGGACCCCAGAACCCTGAGGAGCGTATCGTACAGGACGGCGAATCGACCGATTCCAGTCTGTTTGCTCGTAACGAGAAGGAAGTCGAGCAGAACCCGGACCAGATCACTCAAAATGCTCACTTGGGTGTGCAAAAGGCCGAGGCTACGACCTTGGTCTGGCCCAAGAAGGCTGTCTACGCTAGCTACGCTTG GATCTGGGTgtgcttcttcttgctgGCTCTTACGTCGTCTGTCTCCGGCTCTGTACAACCCAACGcgttctccaacttccagcAAGCCCCGCAGGTGTCGACAGCGAACATCCTGGCAAGTATCATTGGAGGTGTGCTCAAGTTACCGATTGCGAAGATTCTTAATCTCTGGGGTCGTGCGGAAGGCTTCCTGGTTTTCCTTGGCGTTCACATTGTCGGTTTGATTATCCTCGCGGCTTGCAACAACCCCGATTCATATGCGGCTGGATACGTCCTTTTCCAAGTTGGTTACAGTGCGCTGTTCCTCATCATGGACGTCTTTATCGCTGATACCTCCGGTCTGCGCAACCGTGCCTTCACTTTCGCCTTCTCCCAAACCCCTTTTATTTGCACTGCCTTCGCCGGTCCTCTTGCTGGTCAATCTTTCATTGATAATGCTTCCTGGCGTTGGGGTTACGGCACTTTTGCTATCGTTAACACTGTCGTCTTTGCCCCTCTTGCTATCGTGTTCAAGTTCTACCAGAGAAAGGCTGAAAAGATGGGCTTATACAAGAGGGAGCCGAGCGGTCGCACCGTTATTCAGTCCATTATTCATTACATTCATGAGTTTGACT TGGTGGGCGCTTTGCTGCTGATAGCTGCTTttgttctctttcttcttcccttcagCTTGACATCGGGTGGATCAGCGGGGTACAACAGCGCTACCTTCATCGCCATGCTGGTGATCGGAttctgcctcttcttcgtctttgcCGCATGGGAGAAGTGGGGTGCCCGTGCCCAGTTCATTAGATACGAGCTCTTGAAGCAGCGCAGCGTGTTGGGGGCCTGCTTCATGGCCGCCTTggcattcttctccttctaCTGCTGGGACCTGTTCTTCACCAATTTTTTGATGGTCGTCTACAACCTTAGTGTCACGATGGCCGGGTACGTGTTCAACATCTACAACGTCGGATCCTGCTTCTGGGGTGTGCTTTTCGGAATCTACATCCGCTACACCAAGCACTTCAAGTACGCCTGTCTCCTTTTCGGcctgcccctcctcttcctgggctCCGGCCTGATGATCCACTTCCGTGGCGAAAATGAAGGCATCGGCTACATTATCATGTGTCagatcttcatcgccttcggaGGCGGCACTCTCGTCATCGGCGAGGACATGGCTGTCATGGCTTCCGCCGACAGAGAAGGCGTTCCCATGATGCTTTCCTTCCTCGGTCTCTTCTCCAGTCTAGGTGGTGCCATCGGCCAAGCCGTCGGTGTTGCCATCTACAACAACACCTTCACCAAGGCCCTCGAATCCCGCCTGCCCGACAACCTCAAGGACCAAGCCATGAGTATCAACCTGGACGGCTACCTCGTACAGGTCACGTACCCACTTGGCTCGGATCGTCGCAACGCCGTCAACTACGCCTGgggccagagccagatgTATGGTGCCATCGCTTCCACTTgccttcttgtcctgggTTTCCCTTGCGTCGCTGTGTGGCGGAACTTCAATGTCGACAAGAAGCAGAACAAGGGCAACCTTCTCTAG
- a CDS encoding GH92 family glycosyl hydrolase (CAZy:GH92;~COG:G;~EggNog:ENOG410PKN0;~InterPro:IPR041371,IPR014718,IPR012939,IPR008928, IPR005887;~PFAM:PF17678,PF07971;~SECRETED:SignalP(1-19);~go_function: GO:0030246 - carbohydrate binding [Evidence IEA];~go_process: GO:0005975 - carbohydrate metabolic process [Evidence IEA]) — translation MHISAPLILAILGLAQAQAANTNYNSKPDILSYINPLIGSTDGGNVFTGASLPYGLAKAVADVDGQNTAGFATDGSNVTGFSALHDSGTGGNPSLGNFPLFPQICADGELNNCLFDKSKRASPYLNDSVVARPGYFGVELVRGGIKAEMTVSERAALFQFTFPSSGAGSEGSPLVLLDLTDLWDSRQNASVSVDAGEGRILANGTFLPSFGAGSYKSYTCVDFYGADIRDSGVWVNDRAGTEVQDLYVTRGFNLFYVQGGGFIRFNRPKGDGDLTVTARVGMSYISNEQACQNAEKGIPKPLEDFRRLRGEAEEAWREKLSPVSIKPGGADEELQRSFWSGIYRNMLDPQDMTGENPLWKSEEPYFDSFYCIWDSFRVQHPLLTIVDPETQSRMVRSLLDTYKHEGWLPDCRMSLCKGWTQGGSNADVVLADAYVKNLTGIDWSLAYKAMVNDAENEPLEWSYEGRGGLQSWKRLNYIPYLDFDYLGFGTNSRSISRTVEYSYNDFCVSTVGEGLGENGYTTYLARADNWKNLYNSDQTSDINGTDSGFVGFFQPKFLNGTWGYQDPIACSALASWCSLTDNPSETFESSVWEYQFYVPHDMASLIETLGGDDAFVKRLDFFHESGLADLGNEPVFLTVYQYHYAGRPGLSSQRVHGYIPSRFNTSTSGLPGNDDSGAMGAFTVFSMLGLFPNPGQNVYLITAPYFEEVSITSPQTNKTATVRSVNFDPEYKDIYIQSAKVNGKAYRKSWIGHEFFTEGWTLELVLGPEESDWGREEKDRPPSLSKGVGRS, via the exons ATGCATATCTCAGCacccctcatcctcgccatcttaGGGctcgcccaagcccaagccgccaacaccaactACAACTCCAAGCCCGACATCCTCAGCTACATAAACCCCCTAATAGGCTCAACAGATGGCGGGAACGTCTTCACAGGCGCCTCACTCCCCTACGGCCTCGCCAAAGCCGTCGCCGACGTCGACGGCCAAAACACCGCCGGCTTCGCAACAGACGGCAGCAACGTGACGGGCTTCTCAGCGCTGCACGACTCAGGCACAGGCGGGAACCCCTCCCTAGGCAACTTCCCTCTATTCCCGCAAATATGCGCAGACGGGGAGCTGAATAATTGCCTCTTCGACAAGAGCAAGAGGGCCAGTCCTTACCTCAATGACTCGGTTGTGGCTCGCCCGGGGTATTTTGGGGTTGAGCTGGTGAGGGGTGGGATTAAAGCAGAGATGACGGTTTCGGAGCGTGCGGCGTTGTTTCAGTTTACTTTCCCCTcttctggtgctggttctgAAGGGAGTCCGTTGGTTTTGCTGGACTTGACGGATCTCTGGGATAGTCGGCAGAATGCCTCTGTCTCTGTTGATGCCGGAGAGGGAAGGATACTCGCCAATGGGACGTTTCTGCCGTCCTTTGGTGCCGGGTCGTACAAGTCGTATACCTGCGTGGACTTCTATGGTGCTGATATCCGCGATAGCGGGGTTTGGGTGAATGACCGTGCGGGCACAGAGGTTCAAGATCTGTACGTGACGAGGGGGTTCAATTTGTTCTACGTACAGGGCGGCGGATTCATCAGGTTTAATCGGCCGAAGGGTGATGGTGATTTGACAGTTACTGCGCGCGTTGGGATGAGTTACATAAGTAACGAACAGGCGTGCCAGAATGCAGAGAAGGGAATTCCAAAACCACTAGAAGATTTCAGGCGGTTGAGgggcgaggccgaggaggcgtGGAGGGAGAAGCTGAGCCCTGTATCAATCAAGCCTGGGGGAGCGGATGAAGAGCTGCAGAGGAGTTTCTGGAGCGGGATTTATCGCAACATGCTTGATCCGCAGGACATGACGGGCGAGAACCCGCTGTGGAAGAGTGAGGAGCCGTATTTCGACTCGTTTTATTG TATATGGGACTCCTTCAGAGTGCAGCACCCGCTCCTTACCATTGTTGACCCTGAAACGCAGTCGCGCATGGTCCGTAGTCTTCTGGATACGTATAAGCATGAAGGCTGGCTACCAGACTGCCGGATGAGCTTGTGCAAGGGCTGGACGCAGGGCGGGTCAAATGCTGATGTTGTCCTTGCGGATGCATACGTCAAGAACCTTACTGGCATCGACTGGTCTCTCGCATACAAGGCCATGGTCAACGATGCCGAGAACGAGCCGTTGGAGTGGTCGTACGAGGGCCGTGGGGGTCTCCAGAGCTGGAAACGCCTGAACTATATCCCCTACCTCGACTTCGATTATCTAGGCTTCGGGACGAACTCTCGGAGCATCTCGCGGACTGTGGAGTACTCATACAACGATTTCTGCGTGTCGACTGTTGGGGAAGGCTTAGGAGAAAACGGATATACGACGTACCTCGCGCGAGCGGATAATTGGAAAAACCTATACAATTCCGATCAGACTTCTGATATAAACGGTACGGACAGCGGGTTCGTGGGGTTCTTCCAGCCTAAATTCTTGAACGGGACATGGGGATACCAAGACCCCATCGCCTGCAGTGCCCTTGCCTCCTGGTGCTCGCTGACGGACAATCCGTCTGAAACCTTCGAGTCCAGCGTCTGGGAATACCAATT CTACGTCCCCCACGACATGGCCTCCCTAATCGAGACCCTAGGCGGCGACGACGCCTTCGTCAAGCGCCTCGACTTTTTCCACGAATCCGGCCTTGCCGATCTTGGTAATGAGCCTGTCTTCCTAACAGTCTACCAATACCACTACGCCGGACGACCCGGTCTCTCCTCTCAACGTGTGCACGGGTACATACCCTCGCGCTTCAATACCTCTACCTCGGGCCTACCAGGAAACGACGACTCCGGTGCCATGGGCGCCTTCACAGTGTTTTCAATGCTCGGTCTCTTCCCGAACCCTGGTCAGAATGTGTATCTTATCACAGCGCCGTACTTTGAGGAGGTGAGCATTACGAGTCCGCAGACGAATAAGACGGCAACGGTGAGGAGCGTGAACTTTGATCCTGAGTACAAGGATATTTATATCCAGAGTGCAAAGGTGAATGGGAAGGCGTATAGGAAGAGTTGGATTGGACATGAGTTCTTTACTGAGGGGTGGACGTTGGAATTGGTTCTTGGGCCGGAGGAGAGTGACTGGGGacgggaggagaaggatcGACCGCCGAGTTTATCGAAGGGCGTTGGGAGGTCTTGA